A single region of the Vicia villosa cultivar HV-30 ecotype Madison, WI linkage group LG4, Vvil1.0, whole genome shotgun sequence genome encodes:
- the LOC131595832 gene encoding CAX-interacting protein 4 codes for MPATAGRVRMPANNRVHSSAALQTHGIWQSAIGYDPYAPNKEDKDTSQTQPSAEPDAENAYASFQGLLQLAKITNAEVDVSRGACKRCGRVGHLKFQCKNYVKIKDDEKDPEAMQSLVGLDKLKGKSEKVDRKSNVESSEDEEEDSESSDSEIDSEIERAIAERSGKKVSGKRGSYRKKEDSDDDESDRDSDRKRRKRGRAKKRSVKTIRAASDSDDSGERRRRKKKREHRRSRRDKSPDDSDEYSHKKRKSRKEKRRRRSRLSDSDSETSEDSSSRHKRKSKKALSSSDNDSSDGYNDSRKGREVKKSEKRRRRHHGDDD; via the coding sequence ATGCCGGCTACAGCGGGAAGGGTTCGCATGCCTGCGAACAATAGGGTTCACAGTAGTGCAGCTCTTCAAACACATGGCATATGGCAAAGTGCTATTGGCTATGACCCTTATGCACCCAATAAGGAAGACAAGGACACTTCTCAAACTCAGCCAAGTGCTGAACCTGATGCAGAGAATGCATATGCCAGCTTCCAAGGGCTTCTACAGCTTGCTAAGATAACCAATGCCGAAGTGGATGTCTCCCGTGGAGCCTGCAAAAGGTGTGGCCGTGTTGGGCACCTCAAGTTTCAGTGCAAGAACTACGTGAAAATCAAAGATGACGAGAAGGATCCTGAAGCAATGCAGTCTCTGGTTGGATTGGATAAGTTGAAGGGTAAGTCTGAGAAGGTGGATAGGAAAAGCAATGTAGAGAGCTcggaagatgaagaagaggatAGCGAGAGTTCAGATTCTGAGATTGATTCAGAGATTGAGAGGGCTATTGCTGAAAGGTCAGGGAAGAAAGTTAGTGGGAAGAGAGGTTCTTATAGAAAGAAGGAGGACTCAGATGATGATGAGTCTGACAGAGATTCTGACCGGAAGAGGAGAAAGAGAGGCAGAGCAAAGAAGAGGAGTGTTAAGACTATTAGGGCAGCTAGTGATTCAGATGATTCCGGTGAAAGGAGGAGGAGGAAGAAAAAGAGGGAGCACAGAAGAAGCAGAAGGGACAAGTCTCCAGATGACAGTGATGAATATAGTCACAAAAAAAGAAAGAGTAGGAAGGAGAAGAGGAGAAGGAGAAGCCGTCTgtcagattctgattctgaaacaTCTGAGGATTCCTCTTCCCGTCACAAGCGGAAAAGCAAGAAGGCACTGTCATCATCTGACAATGATTCTAGTGATGGATATAATGATTCAAGGAAGGGTAGGGAAGTTAAAAAATCAGAAAAGAGGAGGAGACGCCACCATGGAGATGATGATTAG
- the LOC131598278 gene encoding putative B3 domain-containing protein At1g78640, producing the protein MALTNFLVCTHLSLVGSCSHYCSDAEITVTKKRKRVQQVTYDVEQPESVCIHLSLSCHCMDGTQITKKTKCSQQATNLDGSWKIKKVLEKSDLGNNCRLLVSKELAKEFVIPYLAGGAEAAKEKEGVEVRILDIDDNTLHSLSFKIWTSVQSYVFTKRWIREFVHQEELKKRR; encoded by the coding sequence ATGGCTCTCACAAACTTTCTTGTTTGTACTCATCTTTCACTTGTCGGTTCTTGTTCTCACTACTGTTCCGATGCTGAGATAACAGTTACCAAGAAACGAAAACGTGTGCAACAAGTAACCTATGATGTTGAACAACCTGAATCTGTTTGCATACATCTATCACTTTCTTGTCACTGCATGGATGGAACACAAATCACTAAGAAAACAAAATGTTCCCAACAAGCGACAAATCTTGATGGTTCTTGGAAGATCAAGAAGGTGCTAGAAAAGAGTGATCTTGGCAACAATTGTAGACTTTTGGTGAGTAAAGAATTGGCTAAGGAGTTTGTGATTCCTTACCTGGCCGGTGGTGCGGAGGCTGCTAAGGAAAAAGAAGGAGTTGAAGTTCGAATATTGGATATTGACGACAACACTCTCCATTCTCTCAGTTTCAAGATATGGACTTCGGTTCAAAGTTACGTTTTCACCAAGAGATGGATCAGAGAATTTGTTCATCAGGAGGAACTtaaaaaaaggagatga